A genomic region of Papaver somniferum cultivar HN1 chromosome 7, ASM357369v1, whole genome shotgun sequence contains the following coding sequences:
- the LOC113293011 gene encoding histone H3.v1-like, with product MKRSSSSSRKEEETTMKRNPIPKLPIKEPEIQMEASSSSASEEPMEEEEEQSQSQSQEEEEQGEEEEEQVEEKEDGQEEEEEEEEEEEEAKSSNNSNENMNEESMEDEEEEEQKPEEEVKKIKKKGSSKKIKDTMKRDVVSSACRFPANRIKTIIKNEGFDFRITQEAVFLINKATEQFLEQFMEDARANVIKDRKKAVAYKHVSSVVTKTKRYDFLSDFAPEKIKAEDASSERKLAET from the exons ATGAAGAGAAGTAGCAGTAGTAGTagaaaagaagaggaaacaaccaTGAAGAGAAACCCTATACCTAAACTGCCAATTAAAGAACCTGAAATTCAAATGGAggcttcatcttcttctgcttctgaAGAAcccatggaagaagaagaagaacaatcaCAGTCACAGTcacaagaagaggaagaacaaggagaggaagaggaagaacaagtagaagaaaaggaagacggtcaagaagaagaggaggaggaggaggaagaagaagaagaagcgaaaAGTAGTAATAACTCGAATGAGAACATGAATGAAGAATCCATGGAGGACGAGGAAGAAGAGGAACAGAAGCCAGAGGAGGAGGtaaagaaaattaagaaaaagggttCTTCTAAAAAGATTAAGGATACTATGAAACGTGATGTTGTTAGTTCAGCATGTCGTTTTCCGGCGAATCGAATAAAAACCATAATAAAGAACGAGGGTTTTGATTTCCGCATTACTCAAGAAGCTGTGTTTCTCATCAACAAAGCAACG GAGCAGTTTCTTGAGCAGTTCATGGAAGATGCTCGCGCCAATGTTATAAAGGACCGCAAAAAAGCCGTAGCTTACAAGCATGTTT CATCAGTGGTTACTAAAACTAAGAGATATGACTTCCTTTCTG ACTTTGCGCCTGAGAAGATTAAAGCAGAGGATGCCTCATCCGAAAGAAAGCTAGCTGAAACATGA